A part of Synechococcales cyanobacterium T60_A2020_003 genomic DNA contains:
- a CDS encoding peptidase C15 gives MQTKLLLTSFRTWKAKQASNASDDLLGHMLAESAWTRSLSVHALRQIPVDFQHAPVRVIGEIQDLQPDLVLLCGMAASRKLLNLEQQAIAGDKVRTTSLNLKQIRQGLPYTRVSKNAGRFVCNGLYYAVLSHLQAQPNQTPCLFVHVPILTAENTAAILQDFQVVLARSLADVQAKKACLPAQQRDTITV, from the coding sequence ATGCAAACCAAGCTTCTACTCACCTCATTTCGCACCTGGAAAGCGAAGCAAGCGTCTAATGCCTCGGATGATTTACTTGGGCATATGCTAGCGGAGTCGGCCTGGACGCGATCGCTCTCCGTTCACGCGCTACGACAGATTCCCGTGGATTTTCAGCACGCTCCGGTACGAGTGATTGGTGAAATCCAAGACCTTCAACCGGATCTCGTCCTCCTCTGCGGCATGGCGGCATCACGCAAGTTATTGAATTTAGAACAGCAGGCGATCGCTGGAGACAAAGTTCGCACAACCTCCCTCAACCTCAAGCAGATTCGGCAAGGCTTACCCTACACTCGCGTGAGCAAAAACGCCGGACGCTTTGTCTGTAATGGCTTGTACTACGCGGTTCTCTCCCATCTGCAAGCTCAGCCAAACCAGACCCCATGTCTATTTGTCCATGTCCCTATTCTGACCGCAGAGAATACAGCAGCAATCCTTCAAGACTTTCAGGTGGTGCTGGCGCGGAGTCTGGCCGACGTTCAAGCTAAAAAAGCTTGTCTACCTGCACAACAGCGCGATACTATCACCGTTTAG
- a CDS encoding PP2C family protein-serine/threonine phosphatase — protein sequence MTAVPISRQPSPPDRPDGKASSDEMTPVFALKELVSRLHREQNKIQDLLSSLGFALRSFNNLNQFLELTPLIASRVTDADGGALVLFKDGQMRLERLHCQDGHCQDVRQALEAATRRITAASAAAPGKVVLPLTNATETLDHHVSHFLGSDVQLFGTAIIVKNIERGRLYVFSRDPAYTWTETRQKLVRLVADQTAVAIENDQLTVELRKKERLDRELEIGAEIQNQLLPRQCPVIDGIELAARCQTANRVGGDYYDFIPANYDQIRAARNGFPTSDCWSIAIGDVMGKGVPAGLIMTMLRGMLRAEVLNRHAPDRILQHLNHVMYSDLENSNRFVTLFYSEYNSETRVLAYSNAAHNPPLLWQAATNSIRRLDTLGMLIGLDMETQYHSAKVQLQPGDVVIYYTDGFTDAANRQGDRFEEENLVRSLRWACHHYEHPQDILDYLFLQVQQFVGNGRSVDDDMTLIVLKVKSDAAGS from the coding sequence ATGACCGCTGTGCCAATCTCAAGACAGCCATCTCCACCCGATCGCCCCGATGGAAAAGCCTCCTCGGACGAGATGACGCCTGTTTTTGCCTTGAAGGAATTAGTGTCACGGCTGCACCGAGAGCAAAATAAGATTCAGGATTTATTAAGTTCCCTTGGTTTCGCCCTCCGCAGTTTTAACAATCTAAACCAATTCTTAGAGCTAACCCCTCTCATTGCTAGCCGTGTAACCGATGCAGATGGGGGTGCCCTTGTCCTGTTCAAAGATGGGCAAATGCGGTTAGAGCGGCTCCACTGCCAGGACGGCCATTGTCAAGATGTGCGCCAAGCCTTGGAAGCAGCCACCCGGCGAATTACAGCAGCCTCAGCAGCGGCTCCGGGCAAGGTGGTTCTACCTCTAACCAATGCAACCGAGACGCTGGATCACCACGTCAGCCACTTTTTAGGGTCGGATGTCCAGCTTTTTGGGACGGCCATTATCGTCAAAAATATTGAGCGAGGTCGTCTATACGTCTTTAGTCGTGACCCCGCCTATACCTGGACCGAAACTCGGCAAAAATTAGTGCGTCTAGTGGCCGATCAAACGGCAGTGGCGATCGAAAACGATCAGCTTACGGTAGAACTGCGGAAAAAAGAACGGCTTGACCGGGAATTAGAAATCGGTGCAGAAATCCAGAACCAGCTTTTGCCCAGACAGTGTCCGGTCATAGATGGAATTGAGTTAGCAGCCCGGTGTCAAACGGCAAACCGAGTCGGGGGCGATTATTACGACTTCATTCCGGCTAACTATGATCAAATTCGAGCGGCTAGAAATGGCTTCCCCACATCCGATTGCTGGAGTATTGCGATTGGGGACGTGATGGGAAAAGGTGTCCCTGCTGGATTAATTATGACGATGCTGCGCGGCATGCTGCGAGCGGAAGTACTCAACCGTCACGCTCCCGATCGCATTTTGCAGCACTTGAATCATGTCATGTATAGCGATTTGGAAAACTCCAATCGCTTTGTGACGTTGTTTTATTCAGAATACAATTCTGAAACGCGAGTTCTGGCTTACAGCAATGCCGCCCACAATCCGCCGTTGCTTTGGCAGGCCGCCACGAATTCGATTCGTCGTCTAGATACGCTGGGGATGCTCATTGGTCTGGATATGGAGACCCAGTATCACAGCGCCAAGGTGCAGCTTCAACCTGGAGATGTGGTGATCTACTACACGGATGGCTTTACCGATGCCGCCAATCGTCAGGGCGATCGCTTTGAGGAAGAAAATCTAGTGCGATCGCTGCGCTGGGCCTGTCACCATTACGAGCATCCCCAGGACATTTTGGACTACTTATTTTTGCAGGTACAGCAGTTTGTGGGGAATGGGCGTTCCGTAGACGATGACATGACGCTAATTGTCCTAAAAGTAAAATCGGATGCTGCGGGATCGTAG